aatatcggagtcaggagatatggggagaaggcaggaacggggtactgattggggatgatcagccatgatcacattgcatggtggtgctggctcgaagggccgaatggcctactcctgcacctattgtctattggggagAGTGCAATTGAGATTTTAGAGTGTGTTCTTGGGTGAGGGACTACAGTTACAAAGGGAGAATGGAGAGGGTAGGACTATTTTCTTTGGAGGAGATTGAGAGGAAATCAAACTTGTTTATAAAATAATGCAGCATGTAGATAAGCATGAATGCTTATTTTTCCTGTGGTTGGGTAGATGACCAAATGTCACAGAAATAACAAAGAGATTTAATATAAAAACAATGAAAATCCCTCAAAATATGTAGTGCGTGTTGGAATAGTCTTGCTGATTTGGTAGAGAGTGTATCATAGAGATCCTCAAGAGGGAAGTCTATATGACAAGGGAAAATATACAGGATCACAAGATGGGCAAGTATGTGCAACTCATCTGTTGCCCTGGCACAGACGTGGCATGCAGATGTGTTGAATGGCCTTCTGATCTGGGAATGGTTAGAACACCAAGAATCCTAATAACACGTTATTGCTGAGTAACGACAATGATATATTCAAAGAAAACACAAATTCTGTCAAGACGATTGGGGAGGTTTTTGACTTTTTGCCAGTTTTCTTGGTTTTGACAAGTGAAAGAGTGAAAATAGTTTAATTTGCTATTAATCAGAATTCATTGCATGGACGCATTgagcaattattattattttattaatgtgTCCTCTGAATATACCCTCATTTTACAAGTGATTTTGTGCATCTATTGCTTTTTTCTTTAATTATATATAATCAGAATCATTAGGAGCTATTTTTGCTGCTGTTCTTCAACAGCCACTAGTATGGACAAGGATATTTCCAGACTTACACAAATCTAATTCTCAATTTGCTGACATGATCTCTACATGAAATAACACATCTCTCAAATTACTTCTTGCAAAAATGGCTAAATTCAGCACAATATCTCCCATCCTTCTCTGCTTCACACCTCCTGCCCATTCACCTCCATTGCTTCAAGTTATTTGAGATAAGCAGCTCTCACAAACTTTCCAAACCATTTGCTATGGGAAAAGGCAGCTACCATTACTCCATGATACAGATATCTATACCTCAGggtatagatttaaaaaaaaaatgtgaaacaGACTATTTGCAAtagatgatgctggcagcctttttgaggcagtgactgcgataaatcccctcgatgatagggaggtcagagccgatgatgaactgggcagtgtccacaactttttgcagtcttttccactcctgtacgctcaggttgccgtaccaagccacgatgcagccagtcagtatgctctctactgtgctcctgtagaggttcgagagagtcctccttggcataccgactctccgtaatcttctcaggaagtagaggcgctgatgtgctttctttatgattgcattagtgttctgggaccaggagagatcttcggaaatatgcacacccaggaatttgaatttcttgaccctttccactatcgacccgttgatataaacaggactgtgggtccccatcctaccccttccgaaactccacaatcagttcctcggttatgctggtgttgagagccaggttattgtgctggcaccatttggtcaattggtcgatctcacttttaTACTCTTAATATAGAAGCATTCTAGCTGTTTTAACTGGTCACTGACAAttcaaaataataaatataaacatGACATTTGAAAATGTAATCAAAGTTGAAAAGAAATTGAACCTGTGAGAGGTGGATGAAAAATTAGGATAAGTAATTTTAATGAAAATCAAATTACTTGTTTTCAAAGACAAGCTGCCTCAGCTTTGTCCTGCGAATCTCCTTTGTCTGTAATCTGGTCTCCGGGTTGAACTCCGCTAGCAAAGGACCAGGATTCCGAAATGCTAAACATTTTAGTTGCCGTTCCGTTTGCTTCTGCAACAGTTTTGAAAGAATTGTGAAAAATTCAAAGTTAAAATCATGTTCAACAACACATCATCATATCATATacttactaaaactctgatcttctatgtgtgtgtgtatatgtggttgtctctCCATCTTCGTAGAAACACTATGTGGTAACAAttccatttttacatattccgatttacatttttcccctctaggcagagaccaTCTTCACTGAACAttatatgctttatttctcgactcattactgattaagtctaaaaaagtcaaaagactgaaattaaaacaaccagtttcaactgatgacgtcacaatggctcggatagcagtgatcagcttcactgaagatttcatctaTTATTTCACGTTATTCGTGataaaagctttaaaaatgccaactttcacaagatttttaccgTTAAAATCAATACAttaggggagcagacccaacggctctgcacttggtctagtcagttattaaaaataataagttAATTCCCATTTCAAATATAATTATAGTTCAAGCACATAGTTGTATGAGCAAAGCCTGATTGCATAAAATAACAAAGCAAGCTGGGAAAACAAAACcctgcaatttaaaaataaatatttcacacagagagtggtgaatctctggaattctctgccacagaaggtagttgaggccagttcattggctatatttaagagggagttagatgtggcccttgtggctaaagggatcagggggtatggagagaaggcaggtacgggataccgagttgggtgatcagccatgatcatattgaatggcggtgcaggctcaaagggccgaatggcctactcctgcacctactttctatgtttctatatatacagTGAATCATAATTTAGGAATTAGCATGTACCTCACATGCATTTATATTTGGAAGACTTAGGGTGTGCAATCAACTTGCATGCAGAAGCGCACAATATATTTAGCTGTGCAATTTAATATAATCGCTTAATTCTGCTTTGGATGCTAAACCTGCTCGTCCATCTGGTTTGAATGTACAAAATATTCTTGGCATAATTCTAAATTACAAGTGCAAACAAATCATAAATGGCTGGAAGTGTGAAACTGATCTGTTGACAAACACAACAGAATTTTGGAGTTCCAAGTGAAACTTGTTGGTAGTTGTAGAATATAATGTGGTATAACCAGAAATTGGGATATGTGTGAAATTtagaagggaatgggtgaaggAAAAAACAGATTTTTCACTTCACTTGTCAAGACATTTTTAGGAAGGACACTAGTGTTAGGCAATCTATGTAATGGgcagtttaaattacattttctatACAAGGTTCTGTATAACCTTTGCAAAGAGCCAAGAAGAAAAATATTTATATGACTATTTATGCAAGTAGAACTGGCATAGCTTCCAATACAGAATTAAAACATCTGCAAATCAAAAACCTCAAAAATGATACATTTCCACTTCCATGTGTAGCTACAGACAAAGCTAATGATGGAAGGAACAGAACATCTATAAGGTAATGTATCTGCCTGATACTTCAATTCATTCGGAAAAAAAACCTCACTCCATTGATAAGCAAAAAGGTGTGGGGAATGAGAGGAAGGCAGGGAGGGTGGATGAAATATATCTTAAGGACACCAAAATAATATGACTGTTTGAGGTAATACAATCCTCGTATTCAAAAGGGAGCTAGAGAATAACTCTGGGAAGAATTTGCTGAGCACGATTCTGAAAAGTTTCTTCCTCGTCCTATCAAATGTACTTCTGTATGACTAGGTTATATTCATGTTCGTGCAGAGTATTTTATAGTattcaaaggcttttcactgtatctcagtacacatgacaataataaaccaatactattctttttgtgtccatcttgttacaaatgttgacctcgctgtcatcgttggTCCTGAAAAGGACTAATTAAGTTAGAGAACAAAACATAACCATTGGTTGTAAAAATGCCACCAATACATTCAGGCTTCTTGGCAATCCTTTCCACTCTTACCAGTTTCTTCTGAGTATCTGTATCAAATACATTTTTCTCTTGCAATGTTTTCCTTTGGGTGTTGAGGGAGATATTTTGATCATTTATCATCCTGCCGTGGTTACTAGTGGTCAATTCAACCACCTGTTCCCCATACATCGCCACAGATCTATTGGATAGATATTTACAGAGCAAACAAAGAGTATTATAATGTCTCAAGAAAAGTGTTATACCAATCAGCTTATTAGTATTTCACAGAAATGAaattaattttaacattttatgcaCACAAAAAGACTATAAATCTGAACTAACAGCAGTTAAATGACAGCGTGCAATAGGAAAATTGGCTGTAATGCATGGCTAGGTGTTAACAATTATAAACTATTAAGGAACTCAACACCTGATGGTTAAAGCATGAAATGCTCAGACtagggaacagctacttccccttgTCAGGCTTCGAAACAGTCCTTCCGTAAGTCAAGGTATTGTCCGAATCTCCCCTACCCTGTTGAGGACTTTGAACTTTGTCCCTGGAACTGATGCCACACATCAGGgatctccaaactatggcccgcgggccacatccggcccgccacAAGATTTTATCCGGCCCTGCAGCAAGCTCTCAACACGTTCCGTGCAGCGGACTGTAAGGGAGTTTGATGTTCCGACTGTGCATAGCCAGGTCATCGGGCACTCACCATAAACATTGTCGGGAGCGGATCTGCTGTTATCAGACCTTTGTTTCATccggtgagtgagcgagatcgtgtCGGGTCCATGGTTGGGGGTCAGGTCTCCGTGCCgcgggcgctgttgagttgctgctggaccatccccgtcccctcccaggtgtcccgtccctgtttcagggagtgggggggggggggggaaggtgtcaGCCCGGGCTTGCAGCCCCTACACAAGGGAGGCGTGGACCCACTCCCAGTATAGTCCCAGGTGGAATCTTCGGGAGTGATGTAAAGCCAGAGAGGTATATAAATGGAAGAGGACAGGGGAGAGGcacaaaaaaaagggggggggggattaaaggcAAGATGATCCTGAgcctcatttcccttttattcccctcccctccaacccatGTAACCTATATCCCTCTCTCATCACCTGTCCTCCCCTACACAGAttctgtctcacccactgagttcttcctacATTAGGTGCTTTGACCTTAAATTTTAGGTTTGGATCTTTCTGATTAGGTTTCTGCCCTTTGAACCAAATCATTAATGACATATTTAATACTGTGATCAGGTGACCTACCCCACCTCAGAGTTCACAGGCTGCCTACAGCTTATGAAATTAGATCTCCCTTCAATGTCTCACctgttgtccactttggtaggaCCACACTCTCCTCATTCCATTGCTTCTCCGACAGTCATAGCCACAACGTATTTTCTTCTTTGATCCACAACTCTTCTGGTATCTTAGACACTTTTATCTTGGATTAAGATCAAGCACAAAGGCAAATTAAACACACTTAtggtgcggcacggtggggcagcggttgagttgctgccttacagcgaccaagaacaggtgctgtctgtacagtttgcacgttctccctgtgacctcatgagtttcctccaggtgctccggcttcctcccacacatgcctcccaatttgtaggttaattggctttggtaacatttataaatgtgtacagggtgatcgctggtcagtgtgaacactgggctgaaaggcatgtttccatgctgtatttctaaaatccaAAATctaaactaggaactgcagatgcaggttgacaaaaaggacacaaagtgctcgagtagctcagcagatcaggcagcacctctggattacATGGATAGACGTTATAGAATCAaggttttacatattctgttgtgctgctgcaagtaagaattccattgatcTATCTGGGATATATCACAATAAAACTTTCCACTGACTCTCGTAATTTAAGACGGTACTTaaatcataagttataggagcagaattaggccatttggccaatcgtctactctgccattcaatcatggctgatctacctctcccttctaaccccagtctcctgccttctccccataacctctggcacctgtactaatcaagaatctatccatctctgcctcaaatatatccactgacgtcctccacagcctttcgtggcaaagaatttcacatattcaccacctctgactaaagaaattcctcctcatctccttccgaaaacaacatcctttacttctgagactctagtcctagactctcccacgagtggaaacatcctccccacatccactctatccaagcctttcactattctgtatgtttcaatgaagtccccacccaccatcattcttctaaactccagcgagtacatgcccacTTAAGACAAATGAGTGGAAGATATACAGAcagcaacgataatcaaggaaatgtggagcccacaatggtccactatTGCCTGTGGGATAAGCGATAACGAGTTACTACAGACTATGGAACTCAAAGGACGACAGTACGAAaataaggaaggaaggaaggaagggagggagggggaggaggaggaggagggggggggggggtgatgtggagagagaggATACAAGacttacttgaaattagataaatcattaTCTATTGAACAGCAGAAGTGCTTATATGATCGATTAGTTCAGGGCATCTTGTTAAATTAACGGTCTGGTGACGCCACAAACCTGGGACGTCAGCTGCTCTGAATAAGCTGTGAGTAATATTTCACTTCAAACTGACATGTAAattttctgaagaagtgtctcgacccgaaacgtcgcctactccttttctccatagatgctgccacacccgctgagtttctccagcatcttttgtcgACTGTCAATTTCCAATGCTCAATTTAGAACaacacacaaagtggtggagaaactcagccggtcggGTAgacggatgatgtttcgggtcgggatccttactTTATAACAGATGACGACACTATTTAATTTATAATATATTGATACTAtgaaaactaaacttaaaaacaaCTTGCGACTCCAATATATAGAAGATACATAGCATATTTGTACATAATAATGAAATAAAAACCATGTTCAATACTTACAAGCTGTTCACACAAATAAGCTTTGTGGTACAATTGTTCCCCAGTGGAAGAAATGATGAAATACCTGGGGCAATATTTTAAAGGAAATTGAAGCAATCTGCGCTCACACACACCCCGACAAACTAAACGTGCTAAGATTGCAACAGTTGCCAACTAGTATCGAAAACGAACGAGAATACAATTTCGTACTGCTTGTTTTATGTGCCCGAAATTATTTGAAACTATTTTAACCTCGCGATTTTTTTTCAACCACACGAGGTGTTACTAATATCTATTCACCAATCGTCTCTTAAGACTTGCTATCAATCAAATGCAAATAATGAATGCCGGCGGGATCCAAATCTCCTCAGTTGTGCGCTGGTGAAATGAGGAACGGTTATCACAGCATATAAATAGGGAGTATCAAGCTTGAGACATAacaaattgcagatactggaatctcaaGCTAAAATAGAAACAAAccgctggaggaaatcagcgagttgggcagcctctgtggagacgGCTGAATTTGCAAAATCCGAGGCATGATTGTTGTGAGTAAACGGATCGTTCTGTGGC
This portion of the Leucoraja erinacea ecotype New England chromosome 3, Leri_hhj_1, whole genome shotgun sequence genome encodes:
- the LOC129695816 gene encoding ARL14 effector protein-like, whose translation is MYGEQVVELTTSNHGRMINDQNISLNTQRKTLQEKNVFDTDTQKKLKQTERQLKCLAFRNPGPLLAEFNPETRLQTKEIRRTKLRQLVFENNGVRQRKYDNTGKLLHNGIDLCDCLVVNCPGCFYPCSKCSSWKCGCKCRCNRKWIYDGIETEGTDIVQKFPNLDLY